In Chloroflexota bacterium, the sequence TTGATGTTGCTACTGATGTCATAAAGCAAGGTGGTATGCGGCGGGGGGCCAACATGGCCATCCTAAATGTGGATCACCCCGACATACTGAAGTTTATCACGGCTAAGGAGGGTACCTCTGCCTTTAGCAACTTTAATCTGTCGGTAGCTGTCACCGAGGAATTCATGAAAGCGGTGGAGGAGGGGCGTGATTACCAGCTTATCAATCCTCGCAACAAGGAAGCCATGAGGAAACTTAATGCCAAGGAGGTCTTTGATCAAATAGTAGATATGGCCTGGAGGACAGGCGATCCAGGCATTGTTTTCATTGATCGCATCAATCGGGACAATCCCACGCCCAGGCTAGGAATGATTGAGAGCACCAATCCCTGTGGTGAGCAGCCGCTGCTCCCCTATGAGTCCTGCAATCTTGGATCGATTAACCTTTCCAAGATGTTGCGGTGGCGAAAAGGCAAGGCAGAAATAGACTATCCCAAGCTGGCCAGGACAGTGGCCCTCGCCGTCAGGTTCCTGGACAATGTGATCGACGTGAACAAATTTCCTTCAGCCGAGATAGAGAAGATGACCAAGGCTACCAGGAAAATCGGGCTGGGGGTGATGGGTTTTGCTGATACGCTTATCTGTCTAAGCATACCCTATGATTCCGAACAGGCGCTGGAGACTGCGGAGAAGGTGATGAGCTTCATCAGCGAAAGGGCCAATGCTGCCTCAGCGCAACTGGCTGAGGAAAGGAGGGTTTTCCCCGCTTTTGAGGGAAGCATCTATGATGTACCCGGTGGCCCCCGCTTGAGGAATGCTTCCCGAACCACCATCGCTCCCACAGGCACCTTGAGCATTCTGGCTAATTGCTCTAGTGGCATTGAGCCACTCTTTGCCCTCTCTTACGTCCGCACTATTCTTGAGGGGGAGCATCTAGTAGAGGTGAATCCTTATTTTGAGGAAGCGGCTACAAAAGAGGGGTTCTACAGCGAGGCTTTGATGCAGAACCTGGCTACCAGAGGGACTGTACGGGGCATGGATGGGGTGCCTGATTGGGTGCAGCAGGTGTTCGTCACGGCACATGACATCACCCCTGAGTGGCATGTACGCATGCAGGCCGCCTTCCAGAAGTTCACTGACAACGCCGTGTCCAAGACCGTGAATTTCCCCCATCATGCCACCAGAGAAGATGTGGCTAAGGTCTACTGGTTGGCTTTCCAGTTGGGTTGTAAGGGCATAACTATCTATCGGGATGGGAGTAAAGAAAGCCAGGTGTTGAGTGTTGCCAGGGAGAGGCGTGAGAAAACAGAAGAGCGGGTGGAGAAAGCGGCCCCTGCTCCCCGTAAACGCCCGCAGACAACTGCTGGATCTACCGAAAGGGTGTCTACTGGCTGCGGCCACATCTACGTTACAGTGAACCGTGATGAGCAGGGAATCTGCGAGGTCTTCTCTAGCCTGGGAAAGGCAGGAGGCTGTGCCTCAGCCCAGTTGGAGGCCATCAGTCGCCTCATCTCGTTGTCTCTGCGTTCGGGCCTGGAGGTGTCCTCTATTGTCAAGCACCTCCGCGGTATCCGATGCCCTTCTATTGCCTGGGAGGCAGGACATGCTATCCTTTCCTGCCCTGATGCCATCGGCAGTGTGCTTGAGGGACAGGTAGAGGGCAGCGATGATCAACGGCCAGGCGCTATGGGTCCCGTGAACGCGGTGAACGTGGCGGGCCAATGCCCTGATTGCGGTACTCTGCTAGTTTATCAGGAGGGTTGCTTCCTTTGCCCTGGCTGCGGGTATACCAAGTGCGGGTAACGGATTGTCGGAACGGCGACAGACCGGTGGCGGCTTTCTCGAGAGAATTCTTCAATTGGATTGCAGTGAGCTGGCCTTTCTTGACGCTGGGAAGGGGTGGGTGTTAGCATATGCGGTGTATTGATTGAAGGAGGCCTGTTCGGAAAATGGATTGGCGTGGGGAGTATAAGAAGAAGCTGGTTTCAGCGGAGGAAGCAGTCAAGGTAGTCAAGTCCGGCGATTATCTTGTTTTTGCTCAGCCGGAGGCCCTGTCTCTGGGTCTGGCATTGGTTAGCAGGGCAGATGAGTTAACAGGGGTGAGGATCATGGGAGGTGGGGGGAGCGACCTACCGATGTACGATCCCGGTTGGTACGAGGTCTATCCCGAGGTTTTCCAACTGGAAACCTCTTACGTGCTACCGCTGGTGAGGACGCTGGTAAAAGAAAGAAAGTCGGATTTCACGGTGAGCGGGCTCTTCGCTGTGCCCGATATCAGTGAAACTAAGCCGATCGATGTTTTTATGGTGCAGATTTCGCCTCCTGACGACCATGGTTTCTGTAGCTTTGGCGCTTCACTTTGGAAGAAGAAGGAGTGGGTCAGAGAAGCCAAAGTAGTCATGGCTGAAGTCAATGAGAGGATGATCAGGACGTATGGCGACAATTTCGTCCACGTCTCGGAGATAGACTATTTTGTAGAGCACACCCCCACTGGGAAGATTCCAGGGGGCACTGATATACTGGGCAGGAGAACCTCCGGGCCTGGCAAGCTGGAGAAGACCATTGCTGAGTATGTGGGCAGCCTGGTCAAGGACGGCGATTGTCTGGAGATCGGAGTGGGGGGTAATGCGGAGTGGGTGGCCCAACTGGGGAACCTGGAGAGCAAGCACGACCTGGGCTGGCACTCTGAAAACACTGTCAGGGGGATCGGTACTCTGGTGATGAATGGGGTGATCACGGGCAAGTATAAGAACATTCATCAGGGCAAGGCTGTGGCTACGGCTGTAGGCGGGGGCACTAAAGAGGAGATGGACTTCATCAATGAGAACCCTCTCTTTGAGACGTACTCGGCCTCATACATTCTCGATCCGCGGGTTATTGCTGCCCATGACAATATGGTGGCCATCAACAGCGCCATTGCGGTGGATCTCACCGGTCAGATCGCTGCTGAGTCCGTGGGACCGGTGATGACCAGTGGCTCTGGAGGCCAGCTTTCCTTTGCCATTGGTGCCTATTTGTCGAAGGGAGGCCGCAGTATTGTCGCCATACCTTCGACCGCCAGAGTGGGCACTTTATCTCGCATTGTGCCTATGCTGGAACCCGGGACGATTGTCAGTACCCCGCGCTCTCTGGCTGATATTGTGGTGACCGAATATGGGGTAGCCCGGTTGAAGGGGAGAACGCAAAGAGAGCGCGCCTTGGAGTTGATCGGCATTGCTCACCCCGATTTTCGGGCGGAGCTAAGGAAAGAAGCAGAGAGGTTGTACTGGCCCTAAATGAGTGATCGGGTTGTTATCACTGGCATGGGGGCGGTTAGCCCCTTGGGCTTGAATGTCACCTCGATGTGGGAATCCCTGATTAATGGCAGGTCTGGGGTAGAGCGTATTACTCTGTTCGACCCTGAACTTTTTGAGACGAAGATAGCCGCTGAAGTAAAAGGCTTCAATGCTGCTGACTATCTCGATCACAAAAAGGCGCGACACATGGACCGCTATGCCCACTTCGCGGTGGTGGCCAGCCTGGAGGCTGTTGAGCAAGCCAGGCTCAGTTTTGATGATGCCGAGGAAATTGGCGTTATCATTGGCAGTGGCATTGGCGGACTGGGCACCCTGTCAGCCCAGTTCGGGGTACTGGCAGAAAGAGGCCCGCGCAAGGTAAGCCCTTTTCTCATTCCCATGATGATTACGGATGCTGCCTCAGGGCAGGTCTCCATATTGTTGGGAGCAAAAGGGGTGAATTTTTGTGCCACGTCTGCTTGCTCCAGCGGTGCCGATGCCATTGGCGAAGCTTGCGAGATCATTAAGCGTGGCGATGCTCAGGTGATGCTGGCAGGCGGTGCTGAAGCAGCTATCACGCCTATTGGGATAGCCGCTTTCAATGCCGCGGGCGCTCTTTCCACACGCAATGATGAGCCCCAGAAGGCCTCCCGTCCCTTTGATGTCCAGCGTGATGGCTTTGTCATGGGGGAAGGGGGAGCGGTGCTGGTCTTGGAGAGCCTTTCTCATGCTAGGGTGCGTGGAGCCAGCATCTTAGCTGAGGTTCTCAGTTATGGCGCTACCTCTGATGCTTATCACATCACCCAGCCGGCGGCTGGTGGGGAGGGTGGTGCTAAAGCAATGCAAATCGCTTTGAAGAAAGCTGGCATCAGGCCAGACGAAATCGACTATATCAACGCCCATGGCACATCCACACCACTGAATGACAAGTCCGAGACCATGGCAATCAAGACGGTGTTTGGCCAGCATGCCTACCGTATCCCCATTAGTTCGACTAAGTCCATGATGGGGCATCTCATTGGAGCCGCTGGTGCAATAGAGGCTATAATATGCGTCCTTGTCATCCAGCACGGGGTGATTCCGCCCACGATAAACCTCACTAACCCCGATCCCGAATGTGATCTTGATTATGTGCCGCATGTGTCCCGGCAGCAGAAGGTCACAGCGGCCCTTTCCAATTCCTTCGGTTTTGGAGGGCACAACTCCGTGCTCATCCTTCGAGAATATAGCGAGGGTGGGTAGTTGAATCACCGCCGCTGGAAGCTTCTTCCCAATGCCCCAGCGGGGTATCTCAAGCAAATAGGCCTCACACCCCTGGCGGCACAGCTCCTCTATAACCGTGGCATTGATGGGCTGGCCGAAGCCGAGGCTTTTCTTAACAAAGCGGAAGACCTCCAGAACGATCCCTTTCTTCTTCCCGACATGGACAGGGCGGTGGCCCGCGTCTACCAGGCTTTGCTTCGTGGCGAGACAATTGCTGTTTACGGCGATTTTGATGCTGATGGCATTTGTGGCACTGTTCTTTTGATCCGTGGTCTTTCCCTTCTTGGTGGCAAAGCCATCCCCTATATCCCACACCGGGTGCAGGAGGGGTATGGACTCAATGTGACTGCTTTGGAAAGTCTGGTTCGAGAGGGTGTCACATTAGTCATAACGGTTGACTGCGGCATCAGTGATATCCCTCAGGTGAAACAGGCTCAGCAAAAAGGATTGGACATAATCATTACTGATCATCACTCCATTTCTCACGGGCTTCCACCAGCGTTGGCTGTTATTAACCCGAAGCGGACCGACTCGATCTATCCCTTTTCTCAGCTTGCTGGAGTGGGGGTCGCCTTCAAACTCCTTCAGGCTCTCTATCAGATACTTGGTAAGCGAGAAATGCTGGATGAGATGCTTGATCTGGTAAGCGTAGGTACTGTGGCGGACATGGTGCCCTTGCTGGGAGAGAACCGCTATCTGGTAGTAAAAGGCTTAAGAGTACTAAACAGAACCCGGCGTGTTGGCCTTCAGGAAATGCTGTGTGCTGCTGGACTCGGATCAAAAGATGTGGATAGTGAGGCTATCTCCTGGATTATCGCCCCGCGTCTCAATGCTCCCGGAAGGCTGGATCATGCCCTTGCTGGCTACAGGTTACTGGTAACCGACTCGGCTGAGGAAGCGCGGCAACTGGCACAAGAATTGGAGGAAACGAATGCCCAGCGACAGAGGTTGACCAGCGAATTGTTTGTCAAGGCAAAGGAGCAACTGTCAGCTGCTGGCACTGACTTTCCTCTGCTGATGGTGGCTGGTGCGGATTATCGCAGGGGTGTTGTTGGGCTTGTTGCTGGCAAGCTGGTGGAAGAATTCTATCGTCCTTCCCTGGTGCTGGAAATGGGTGATGAGGTAAGTACGGGGAGTGCCCGAAGCATCTCAGAATTTGACATAATCGCTGCCTTGGCGGAATGTCGGCATATGCTTTTGCGGTTTGGTGGACATCCTATGGCGGCGGGTTTGGCTTTGTATAACAGAGACCTGCCTCAGTTTCAACAGCGTCTGCTGGAGGTGGCAAGCCAGAGGCTGGCGGCAGCGGATCTGTGCCCCACGCTGGCGGTCGAGGCGGAAGTGCCTCTTTCTTCTATCAATGGAGGAGTCCTCAAATTTGCCGAGAAGCTAGCGCCCTTTGGGACAGGCAATCCTCAGCCAGTTTTTCTGTCGCGGGGGGTTCGGGTATTAGATCGTAGTATAGTGGGTAATGGGTCTCAGCATCTGCGTCTGAGACTGAAGCAAGGTGGTGTGGTGTGGCGGGCCATTGGCTTCGATATGGGTCACCTTCTAGCTGAAGTGGCCCCTGAGGTGGATATAGTCTATAAGTTTTCTGTGGACCGTTGGGGTGGCCAGGAGATGGTAGAACTTAGCCTTCTTGATTTTGCCCCTGTCCGGTGATCTGTGCCGGTCCTTTCTGTAAATCGATCTCAGGTGGTTGGCTGGCAAAGCTGTCTTCTGCTGCGGGTACAGGTTTTACCGAGGCGACTCTCCAGCGCGTTAGCAGAGCTACGGCTCCGACGAACAAGACCAGAGAGATAATGTGTGCCTGATGCAGTGGCCCCAGCACCGATGGCTCCTCCCTGACCCAACTGATGAGGAACCGTCCAAAAGAGTACATGGCTATCATGGTGAGGAATAGAGATCCTTCAGGTTTCAATCTTCCCCTCAGCCTCCATAACACCCCAAAGATGATCAGATCCCAGATGATCTCGTAGACGGGTGCTGGATGTCCCGCCACAAAGAGTGGGGCCTGGGCATTGGGATTCGTGTAGACCAGGCCCCAGGGCAGCGATGTTGGAGTTCCGTAGGCGTCCCCATTTATGGTGCAGCCGATACGGCCTATGGCTAGCCCCAGGATAACCCCAGGAGCGGCGGCATCAGCGAAGCGTCCCAGAGATACCTTGCTCAGCCTGGCACAGATAACCCCTGCCAGTAACCCTCCGAGAAGTCCGCCATACCAGGATAGCCCACCGTTCCAGAAGGCTAGAACCTCGCCAGGTTCTTTGCCGTAGAAGTCCAGGTTATCGAGGACGTGAACCAACCTTGCCCCGATCAGGCCGCCAGCAATGATCCAGAACGTAGTGGTATAGACGAAGTGGGCTGGTATGCCGTTCTTCACTGCCAGGCGCACGGTGAGCCAGGTAGCCACCACTATGCCTAGCAGCATCAACAACCCGTGCCAGCCAATAGACGAAGAACCTATGTCCCTGATCAAGGGGTCAAAACCGATGGTGATCGCTGTCATGGTGGCTGTACCCTGTTAGGACATGATTGCTTCGACGAAGGCCTGAGGATCAAAGGGGGCCAGATCGTCTAGCTTCTCGCCGGTGCCTATGAATCGGATGGGAATCTTCAGTTGGTCGCAGATAGCGAGTACAATGCCTCCTTTGGCGGTACCGTCCAGCTTGGTGAGAACGATCCCGCTCACGTCCACCGCCTGTGTGAAGTGACTGGCCTGGGACAGTCCATTTTGCCCTGTAGTGGCATCAAGGACCAGGAGCGTCTCCTGGGGGGTGGAAGCATCAACCCTCTGGGCTACTCGCTTAATC encodes:
- a CDS encoding vitamin B12-dependent ribonucleotide reductase, which translates into the protein MGISDRDLTEKLIEQVIQRLERQETGLPFPGMEGVTLKKKRRGRHGLEQPPEIKGMVKEALAEMGHHEAIEEAQPAQIRIIRTPVATGKGVAVKLSPNALRVLEKRYLKKDQDGRVIETPEEMFRRVAHGIASAELAYNPQADVKTLEGEFFQMMTDLEFLPNSPTLMNAGRELGQLSACFVLPIEDSMESIFEAVKQTALIHKSGGGTGFSFSRVRPENDRVGSTGGVASGPVSFLRAFDVATDVIKQGGMRRGANMAILNVDHPDILKFITAKEGTSAFSNFNLSVAVTEEFMKAVEEGRDYQLINPRNKEAMRKLNAKEVFDQIVDMAWRTGDPGIVFIDRINRDNPTPRLGMIESTNPCGEQPLLPYESCNLGSINLSKMLRWRKGKAEIDYPKLARTVALAVRFLDNVIDVNKFPSAEIEKMTKATRKIGLGVMGFADTLICLSIPYDSEQALETAEKVMSFISERANAASAQLAEERRVFPAFEGSIYDVPGGPRLRNASRTTIAPTGTLSILANCSSGIEPLFALSYVRTILEGEHLVEVNPYFEEAATKEGFYSEALMQNLATRGTVRGMDGVPDWVQQVFVTAHDITPEWHVRMQAAFQKFTDNAVSKTVNFPHHATREDVAKVYWLAFQLGCKGITIYRDGSKESQVLSVARERREKTEERVEKAAPAPRKRPQTTAGSTERVSTGCGHIYVTVNRDEQGICEVFSSLGKAGGCASAQLEAISRLISLSLRSGLEVSSIVKHLRGIRCPSIAWEAGHAILSCPDAIGSVLEGQVEGSDDQRPGAMGPVNAVNVAGQCPDCGTLLVYQEGCFLCPGCGYTKCG
- a CDS encoding 4-hydroxybutyrate CoA transferase, with the protein product MDWRGEYKKKLVSAEEAVKVVKSGDYLVFAQPEALSLGLALVSRADELTGVRIMGGGGSDLPMYDPGWYEVYPEVFQLETSYVLPLVRTLVKERKSDFTVSGLFAVPDISETKPIDVFMVQISPPDDHGFCSFGASLWKKKEWVREAKVVMAEVNERMIRTYGDNFVHVSEIDYFVEHTPTGKIPGGTDILGRRTSGPGKLEKTIAEYVGSLVKDGDCLEIGVGGNAEWVAQLGNLESKHDLGWHSENTVRGIGTLVMNGVITGKYKNIHQGKAVATAVGGGTKEEMDFINENPLFETYSASYILDPRVIAAHDNMVAINSAIAVDLTGQIAAESVGPVMTSGSGGQLSFAIGAYLSKGGRSIVAIPSTARVGTLSRIVPMLEPGTIVSTPRSLADIVVTEYGVARLKGRTQRERALELIGIAHPDFRAELRKEAERLYWP
- the fabF gene encoding beta-ketoacyl-ACP synthase II, with the translated sequence MSDRVVITGMGAVSPLGLNVTSMWESLINGRSGVERITLFDPELFETKIAAEVKGFNAADYLDHKKARHMDRYAHFAVVASLEAVEQARLSFDDAEEIGVIIGSGIGGLGTLSAQFGVLAERGPRKVSPFLIPMMITDAASGQVSILLGAKGVNFCATSACSSGADAIGEACEIIKRGDAQVMLAGGAEAAITPIGIAAFNAAGALSTRNDEPQKASRPFDVQRDGFVMGEGGAVLVLESLSHARVRGASILAEVLSYGATSDAYHITQPAAGGEGGAKAMQIALKKAGIRPDEIDYINAHGTSTPLNDKSETMAIKTVFGQHAYRIPISSTKSMMGHLIGAAGAIEAIICVLVIQHGVIPPTINLTNPDPECDLDYVPHVSRQQKVTAALSNSFGFGGHNSVLILREYSEGG
- the recJ gene encoding single-stranded-DNA-specific exonuclease RecJ; the protein is MNHRRWKLLPNAPAGYLKQIGLTPLAAQLLYNRGIDGLAEAEAFLNKAEDLQNDPFLLPDMDRAVARVYQALLRGETIAVYGDFDADGICGTVLLIRGLSLLGGKAIPYIPHRVQEGYGLNVTALESLVREGVTLVITVDCGISDIPQVKQAQQKGLDIIITDHHSISHGLPPALAVINPKRTDSIYPFSQLAGVGVAFKLLQALYQILGKREMLDEMLDLVSVGTVADMVPLLGENRYLVVKGLRVLNRTRRVGLQEMLCAAGLGSKDVDSEAISWIIAPRLNAPGRLDHALAGYRLLVTDSAEEARQLAQELEETNAQRQRLTSELFVKAKEQLSAAGTDFPLLMVAGADYRRGVVGLVAGKLVEEFYRPSLVLEMGDEVSTGSARSISEFDIIAALAECRHMLLRFGGHPMAAGLALYNRDLPQFQQRLLEVASQRLAAADLCPTLAVEAEVPLSSINGGVLKFAEKLAPFGTGNPQPVFLSRGVRVLDRSIVGNGSQHLRLRLKQGGVVWRAIGFDMGHLLAEVAPEVDIVYKFSVDRWGGQEMVELSLLDFAPVR
- the lgt gene encoding prolipoprotein diacylglyceryl transferase → MTAITIGFDPLIRDIGSSSIGWHGLLMLLGIVVATWLTVRLAVKNGIPAHFVYTTTFWIIAGGLIGARLVHVLDNLDFYGKEPGEVLAFWNGGLSWYGGLLGGLLAGVICARLSKVSLGRFADAAAPGVILGLAIGRIGCTINGDAYGTPTSLPWGLVYTNPNAQAPLFVAGHPAPVYEIIWDLIIFGVLWRLRGRLKPEGSLFLTMIAMYSFGRFLISWVREEPSVLGPLHQAHIISLVLFVGAVALLTRWRVASVKPVPAAEDSFASQPPEIDLQKGPAQITGQGQNQEG